A window of Ignavibacterium sp. contains these coding sequences:
- a CDS encoding acetyl-CoA carboxylase biotin carboxylase subunit — MIRKILIANRGEIAVRIIRACKELGIKTAAIYSEADIGSLHTILADESYLIGPAPSSQSYLNKEKIIQLAKEINADAIHPGYGFLSENSDFIKLVEESGIKFIGPSSKSVEMMGSKTAARSLMQKHKVPIVPGTIEPIKTVSEGLSFADEIGFPVLLKASAGGGGKGMRKVFSRDEFDSAFESTKREALKAFGNDDVYIEKLIENPKHIEVQIISDEFGNYRHLFERECSIQRRHQKIIEESPSAFLDDLTRKAITEAAVNAAKACNYFNAGTIEFLIDKDKKFYFLEMNTRLQVEHPVTELVTGIDLVREQIMIASGEKISFEQKDVQQNGVAIECRVYAEDSSQGFLPSTGKLKLYKEPSGPNVRIDSGVMVNSEITVHYDPMISKLICWGKNRDEAISRSLRALDEYYIGGVSTNISFLKFILNRKEFRESSHNINSVEQKFLKEFEEQTQNISVNENEIAAAILSAYLKSKVKQKVSSDISITNKWRDLLYE, encoded by the coding sequence TTGATCAGAAAAATTCTAATTGCCAACCGAGGAGAAATTGCAGTAAGAATTATTCGTGCCTGCAAAGAACTTGGAATTAAAACTGCTGCTATTTATTCAGAGGCAGACATTGGTTCACTTCATACAATTCTTGCTGATGAATCTTATTTGATTGGTCCTGCACCATCATCGCAATCCTATCTGAACAAAGAAAAAATTATTCAACTTGCAAAAGAAATCAATGCAGATGCAATCCATCCTGGCTATGGCTTTCTTTCAGAAAATTCGGATTTTATAAAGTTGGTTGAAGAAAGCGGAATCAAATTTATTGGACCTTCTTCAAAATCTGTTGAGATGATGGGAAGTAAAACTGCTGCAAGAAGTTTGATGCAAAAGCATAAAGTTCCTATCGTTCCAGGTACAATTGAACCAATTAAAACAGTCTCAGAAGGATTGAGCTTTGCAGATGAAATTGGTTTTCCTGTTTTACTTAAAGCATCTGCTGGTGGTGGTGGAAAAGGAATGAGAAAAGTTTTTTCGAGAGATGAGTTTGACTCAGCTTTTGAATCAACTAAAAGGGAAGCACTTAAAGCTTTTGGGAACGATGATGTTTATATCGAAAAACTTATCGAGAATCCAAAACACATTGAAGTTCAGATTATTTCCGATGAATTTGGTAATTACCGACATCTTTTTGAAAGAGAATGTTCAATTCAAAGAAGACATCAAAAAATAATTGAAGAATCTCCATCAGCATTTTTAGATGATTTAACTCGAAAAGCAATAACAGAGGCAGCAGTTAATGCGGCTAAAGCGTGTAATTATTTTAATGCTGGCACAATTGAATTTTTGATAGATAAAGACAAAAAGTTTTACTTTCTTGAAATGAATACTCGTTTGCAGGTTGAACATCCTGTTACAGAACTGGTTACGGGAATCGATTTGGTTCGTGAACAAATAATGATCGCTTCGGGTGAAAAAATTTCATTCGAACAAAAAGATGTTCAACAAAATGGAGTTGCAATCGAGTGCAGAGTTTATGCTGAAGATTCATCGCAGGGATTTTTACCAAGTACCGGAAAATTAAAATTATACAAAGAACCAAGCGGACCAAATGTAAGGATTGATTCAGGTGTAATGGTTAATAGTGAGATTACTGTGCATTATGACCCAATGATTTCAAAACTGATTTGTTGGGGAAAGAACCGGGATGAAGCCATTAGTCGTTCCTTAAGAGCATTGGATGAATACTACATCGGTGGTGTAAGCACTAATATTTCTTTTTTGAAATTCATTCTGAACAGAAAAGAGTTTCGGGAAAGTTCTCATAATATTAATTCTGTTGAGCAAAAATTCTTAAAAGAATTTGAAGAACAGACACAAAATATTTCGGTTAATGAAAATGAAATTGCAGCAGCAATTCTATCTGCTTATCTCAAAAGTAAAGTAAAACAAAAAGTCTCTTCAGATATTTCCATTACAAACAAATGGCGCGACCTATTATATGAATGA
- a CDS encoding acetyl-CoA carboxylase biotin carboxyl carrier protein subunit translates to MNDFVSKIDDKKYSIKFLDESRLVLNEREYNYSIKLLSSDNFILTLDNRTFICTVVENKNSNFEIVVNGELHKVISHSLISYKAEELLKSKNQSHSSGMTVKAPMPGLILKIKKQNGDYVERGETVMILEAMKMENEIRAPISGTVTFNSIKEGTSVEKNIKLFEIR, encoded by the coding sequence ATGAATGATTTTGTTTCAAAAATAGATGACAAAAAATATTCAATTAAATTTTTAGATGAATCGCGTCTGGTTCTTAATGAAAGAGAATATAATTATTCTATCAAACTTTTATCATCAGATAATTTTATACTTACACTTGATAATAGAACTTTCATATGTACTGTAGTAGAAAATAAAAATTCAAATTTCGAGATTGTTGTTAATGGTGAGTTGCATAAAGTTATTTCTCATTCCCTGATTTCTTATAAAGCGGAAGAGTTATTAAAATCTAAAAACCAATCTCATTCATCCGGAATGACTGTGAAAGCACCAATGCCCGGACTAATCCTTAAAATCAAAAAACAAAACGGTGATTATGTTGAAAGAGGAGAGACTGTAATGATTCTTGAAGCAATGAAAATGGAAAACGAAATACGAGCCCCAATCAGTGGCACTGTAACTTTTAATTCAATAAAAGAGGGGACAAGCGTTGAGAAGAACATTAAATTATTCGAGATAAGATAA
- a CDS encoding outer membrane protein transport protein has product MKKIFTYLVVVLSICTTNIYSGGFQLNEHGAKAVAMGGAFTAVANDPSAVYWNGAGLSFLRGTHFMLSTHAIQPKSTFRGVLPNVDEYKLIDQTFFPANLFVSHYINDQWAVGFGFTVPFGLGTKWDNEWVGRYLAVETELQVLTLSPVVSFRPIEQLAISAGFVYSFADVLIERKNPQTPFTGDATIRLEGDDKAAFGYNLGLMYKPIDKLTFGLSYHSQIEYDFEGTATSTGAQQLIDAKRLPMGDIKAKLTTPFNLAFGVAYQALDNLLLSADFQLVGWSSYDTLAVDFVDPAYPDVASPRMYEDSYFLRFGLDYKFNQDLSLQGGIYYDKNPVPDEYLNPSLPETDRIGFSIGAEYKLFNNLALRGSYLFIRGSELRIENSKEYYSGNSGFNGVYTTYANVFSLSLLYSL; this is encoded by the coding sequence TTGAAAAAAATCTTTACTTACCTGGTTGTTGTACTTTCAATTTGTACAACAAATATTTATTCGGGTGGATTCCAATTAAATGAACACGGGGCGAAAGCTGTAGCAATGGGCGGAGCTTTTACAGCAGTTGCTAATGATCCATCTGCTGTTTATTGGAACGGTGCCGGACTATCTTTCCTTCGTGGTACTCACTTTATGTTAAGTACTCACGCAATTCAACCTAAATCTACATTCAGAGGAGTACTTCCGAATGTAGATGAATATAAATTGATTGATCAAACATTCTTTCCAGCAAATCTTTTTGTTTCTCATTACATAAATGATCAATGGGCAGTTGGATTTGGTTTTACAGTGCCTTTTGGTTTAGGAACAAAATGGGATAATGAATGGGTCGGTAGATATTTGGCAGTTGAAACTGAATTACAAGTATTAACTTTATCTCCTGTTGTCTCATTCAGACCGATTGAACAATTAGCAATTAGTGCAGGATTTGTTTACAGCTTTGCAGATGTATTAATAGAGCGAAAAAATCCTCAAACACCATTTACGGGTGATGCGACCATTCGTCTTGAAGGTGATGACAAGGCTGCTTTTGGATATAACCTTGGTTTGATGTATAAGCCAATTGATAAGTTAACATTCGGACTTTCTTATCATAGTCAAATTGAATACGATTTTGAAGGAACTGCAACATCAACTGGTGCTCAGCAACTCATTGACGCTAAAAGATTGCCGATGGGAGATATAAAAGCAAAACTCACAACACCATTTAATCTGGCTTTTGGAGTTGCTTATCAGGCATTGGATAATCTTCTGCTCAGCGCTGATTTTCAATTAGTTGGTTGGTCAAGTTACGACACATTAGCTGTTGATTTTGTAGATCCAGCATATCCCGATGTTGCAAGTCCCAGAATGTATGAAGATTCTTATTTTTTAAGATTCGGGCTTGATTATAAATTCAATCAGGACTTATCGCTTCAAGGTGGAATTTATTATGACAAAAATCCTGTGCCTGATGAATACCTTAATCCATCACTACCCGAGACAGACAGAATTGGATTTAGCATTGGTGCAGAATATAAATTATTCAATAACCTTGCACTCCGTGGTTCATATTTGTTTATCAGAGGTTCTGAATTAAGAATTGAAAATTCCAAAGAATATTATTCAGGAAATTCCGGATTCAATGGAGTTTACACGACTTATGCAAATGTATTTTCATTAAGTTTATTATATAGTTTATAA
- a CDS encoding SGNH/GDSL hydrolase family protein yields the protein MKKLLFVFAALLSITLFFNACVDKSDLTAPTPLNGKSGSADLTKYVAIGNSLTAGYQSGTLFYSAQIYAFPYLIAQQAGVEITGLKVSDPGLGGRLEIKSLSPFTLYTNPNAGSPMNLTLPAPYQNLGIPGALTYDVLFATNKDNCASAVFAGTPNPYFDLVLRNSALNLGTQLEQALAQNPTLITLWIGNNDVLGYATSGGTAPSAPTSSVQFQQLFGGICNGIAQANKQAVVANIPNVSAIPFFTTVGPQIALSTPWSQLASQGVVGLVYQKTGGAIGVADSLSLLTGTNLVTLRGSSYAPLLGQPTAKFYRDNGIPVPASVDTTKPFGFHPQNPWPNALILDSDEIQVANQAVADYNNIIAATAANFGFAVVDINSVFNQIRANDFTGGTVINGVTFRTTFVTGGLFSLDGVHPTNQGQAIIANEFLKVINTKYNAQFPLIDVSTIPGSLIFSGKINYQNGYPILPPEVFEHLLF from the coding sequence ATGAAAAAATTATTATTTGTATTTGCAGCTTTATTATCAATCACTCTCTTTTTTAATGCCTGCGTTGATAAATCTGATTTAACCGCTCCAACTCCATTAAATGGTAAAAGTGGCAGCGCAGATTTGACAAAGTATGTTGCCATTGGAAACAGCTTAACCGCAGGATATCAATCGGGAACATTATTTTACTCAGCACAGATTTATGCATTCCCATACTTAATTGCTCAACAAGCAGGTGTTGAAATAACCGGCTTAAAGGTTAGTGACCCAGGTTTAGGCGGTAGATTGGAAATTAAATCTTTATCTCCGTTTACACTTTATACAAATCCAAATGCTGGTTCACCAATGAACTTGACATTACCTGCACCTTATCAGAATCTTGGAATACCTGGTGCATTAACTTATGATGTTTTATTTGCAACAAATAAAGATAATTGTGCCTCTGCAGTATTCGCTGGAACACCAAATCCATATTTCGATTTAGTTCTTCGAAATAGTGCATTAAATCTTGGGACTCAGCTTGAACAGGCATTGGCTCAGAATCCTACACTGATAACTCTTTGGATTGGAAATAATGATGTACTCGGTTATGCTACAAGCGGTGGAACTGCGCCATCAGCTCCAACAAGTTCAGTTCAATTCCAACAATTGTTTGGTGGAATTTGTAACGGCATAGCGCAAGCAAATAAACAAGCAGTAGTAGCAAATATCCCGAATGTATCTGCTATTCCTTTCTTCACAACAGTTGGACCTCAGATTGCTCTTTCAACTCCATGGTCACAATTAGCTTCACAAGGAGTCGTAGGATTGGTTTATCAGAAAACAGGTGGTGCGATTGGTGTTGCTGACTCTTTAAGTTTATTGACAGGAACAAATCTGGTAACTTTACGAGGGAGTTCTTATGCTCCGCTTCTTGGTCAGCCAACTGCAAAATTTTATCGTGATAATGGAATACCTGTACCTGCTAGTGTAGATACAACTAAACCTTTTGGATTTCATCCACAAAATCCATGGCCAAATGCTTTAATTCTTGACAGCGATGAAATTCAGGTTGCTAACCAGGCAGTTGCGGATTATAACAATATCATCGCAGCAACTGCTGCTAATTTTGGTTTTGCAGTTGTTGATATAAATTCAGTGTTTAATCAAATCAGAGCAAACGATTTTACCGGCGGAACCGTTATAAATGGTGTCACATTCAGAACTACTTTTGTTACCGGTGGATTATTCAGTTTGGATGGAGTTCATCCAACTAATCAGGGACAAGCAATTATCGCAAATGAATTTCTGAAGGTAATAAATACTAAATACAACGCTCAATTTCCTTTAATAGATGTTTCAACAATTCCTGGCAGTTTAATTTTTTCAGGAAAGATAAACTATCAAAATGGTTATCCAATATTGCCTCCGGAAGTTTTTGAGCATTTGTTATTCTAA
- a CDS encoding SPOR domain-containing protein: MKKIFPAIFLSLILVIHSGCSPSQQSSDNESIYVFDEQKNDEKIDVKKGGEFPNIDETYFVVQIGAFTTKERAEKFAEMSKAKINRDVIITYSENNNLYLVQITPFYKSRQEAELVRDELKVIPEFSDVWIVTVNK, from the coding sequence ATGAAAAAAATATTTCCAGCAATTTTTTTATCGTTAATTTTAGTCATTCATTCTGGATGTTCTCCCTCTCAACAATCATCAGATAATGAAAGTATTTATGTCTTTGATGAACAAAAGAACGATGAAAAAATTGATGTTAAAAAGGGAGGTGAGTTCCCTAATATTGATGAAACATATTTTGTTGTTCAGATAGGTGCGTTTACAACAAAAGAAAGAGCTGAAAAGTTTGCTGAAATGAGTAAAGCTAAAATAAACAGGGATGTTATAATCACTTACAGTGAAAACAATAATCTGTATCTTGTTCAAATCACACCATTTTATAAATCACGGCAAGAAGCTGAATTGGTAAGGGATGAATTAAAAGTTATACCTGAATTCAGTGATGTTTGGATAGTGACTGTTAATAAATAA
- the ssb gene encoding single-stranded DNA-binding protein has translation MAFSLNKIMLIGNLGKDSETRFTTAENFSVTNFTLATTYSFKNKNGEWTNETTWHNIVAFNLSDFMKENLKKGKKVYVEGRLVKRDYTDKDNVKRYVTEVRAERIIPLDSNADATKEADIEGTSAQEPDIADSSEADDLPF, from the coding sequence ATGGCTTTCTCTCTTAATAAAATTATGCTGATTGGCAATCTTGGGAAAGATTCCGAAACAAGATTTACTACTGCAGAAAATTTTTCTGTCACAAATTTTACATTGGCTACAACTTATAGCTTCAAAAACAAAAATGGTGAATGGACAAATGAAACTACCTGGCACAACATCGTAGCATTTAATCTCTCTGATTTTATGAAAGAAAATCTTAAAAAAGGGAAGAAGGTTTATGTTGAAGGAAGGTTAGTCAAAAGAGACTATACTGACAAAGATAATGTTAAACGTTATGTAACCGAAGTTCGTGCTGAAAGAATTATTCCGCTTGATTCAAATGCTGATGCTACAAAAGAAGCCGATATTGAAGGAACTTCAGCTCAGGAACCTGATATTGCTGATTCTTCAGAAGCAGATGATTTACCTTTCTGA
- a CDS encoding hemolysin family protein, giving the protein METDWIFNLITFFVLLICSGFFSGSEVAFFSLDKKKIDRHFKNNPLLHRHILTLINFPRRLLVTILIGNTLVNVALSIIAVILALDIANLFNININLAITVQIIVTTLLVLLFGELLPKMIATKSTITFAKYAVIPIYIISSVLYPVSEFITELIKLSVSKLTFDKSKSALTAEEFSDLASLSTEKGAIDENEKEIINSIVEFRDTTVSEIMTPRVDIVAVSETKSIDEVIKIISESGHSRIPVYKENIDVIAGVVFAKDLLKFINDEELKKQTRLSTLLKKVLFVPESKKIGDLLREFQARKIHLAIVVDEYGGTAGLITLEDIIEEVVGDIWDEYDKAEKHIQIISENKFLVNGNILLEDLASELGINLIDENDPDIDTIAGFVLKIFGDIPKEGDEITFGDYKLTVKQLDKKRIRKVIIEKLLKK; this is encoded by the coding sequence TTGGAAACTGATTGGATATTTAACTTAATTACTTTTTTCGTGTTACTAATTTGTTCAGGATTTTTTTCTGGTTCGGAAGTCGCTTTTTTTAGTCTGGACAAAAAAAAAATTGACAGGCATTTCAAAAATAATCCTTTACTCCATCGTCACATCCTGACACTCATTAATTTTCCAAGAAGATTACTTGTAACAATTCTGATTGGAAATACTTTAGTCAATGTTGCTCTATCAATCATTGCAGTAATATTGGCTTTGGATATCGCAAATCTGTTTAATATAAATATAAATCTTGCTATTACTGTTCAGATAATTGTTACAACTCTTCTTGTACTTCTTTTCGGAGAATTACTGCCTAAAATGATTGCTACAAAGTCAACAATTACTTTTGCAAAATACGCAGTGATTCCTATTTACATTATTAGTTCGGTGCTATATCCTGTTTCAGAATTTATAACAGAATTGATTAAACTATCAGTAAGTAAACTTACTTTTGATAAATCAAAATCTGCTTTAACGGCAGAGGAATTTTCCGATCTTGCATCGTTATCTACAGAAAAAGGTGCAATAGATGAAAATGAAAAGGAGATAATAAACAGTATTGTTGAATTCCGTGATACGACTGTATCTGAAATTATGACTCCAAGAGTTGATATTGTTGCTGTGTCCGAAACAAAATCAATTGATGAAGTAATCAAAATAATAAGTGAATCCGGACACAGTAGAATTCCGGTTTATAAGGAAAATATTGATGTGATAGCCGGAGTAGTATTTGCGAAAGATTTATTGAAATTCATCAACGATGAAGAATTAAAAAAACAGACAAGACTTTCTACACTACTCAAAAAAGTTTTATTCGTCCCTGAATCGAAAAAGATTGGTGACTTGCTTCGTGAATTTCAGGCAAGGAAAATTCATCTTGCAATAGTAGTTGATGAATACGGCGGAACTGCTGGTTTGATTACTCTCGAAGATATTATTGAAGAAGTAGTTGGAGATATTTGGGATGAATACGATAAAGCCGAGAAGCACATTCAAATTATATCTGAAAATAAATTTCTTGTTAACGGAAATATTCTTCTTGAAGATTTAGCTTCTGAACTGGGAATTAATCTAATTGACGAGAATGATCCCGATATTGATACGATTGCAGGATTTGTCTTAAAAATATTTGGAGATATTCCGAAAGAAGGAGATGAGATTACTTTTGGAGATTATAAGTTAACAGTGAAACAGTTGGACAAGAAAAGAATTCGTAAAGTGATAATTGAGAAGTTGCTGAAAAAATGA